A genomic region of Cydia splendana chromosome 17, ilCydSple1.2, whole genome shotgun sequence contains the following coding sequences:
- the LOC134798609 gene encoding heterogeneous nuclear ribonucleoprotein 27C isoform X3 has translation MRMNPDMDDDEKGKLFVGGLSWETSQENLQRYFSRYGDVIDCVVMKNSESGRSRGFGFVTFAEPSLVNVVLQNGPHQLDGRTIDPKPCNPRTLQKPKRGGGYPKVFLGGLPSNITETDLRVFFGRYGKVMEVVIMYDQEKKKSRGFGFLSFEEEMSVERVTQEHFINLNGKQVEIKRAEPRDGSGKLGSGGMGGGMSAPGDAPNAGQWGPPAAAPLNMIQGHNGQMGGPPINMPMAGPNIMQGYQGWGTSPGQTSYAGYGAAGGAAGPGSYQGWGAPPQQAPPHAPAWPANNNYSQHTQPPQQGYGSYGSYVPLSEGGEMYGRSGGGGAPALTGALSSAAALSKSSSADYSSYQQYPPAYQQDQVH, from the exons ATGCGTATGAATCCAGACATGGACGATGATGAGAAGGG AAAACTGTTCGTGGGCGGGCTATCATGGGAGACGTCGCAGGAGAACCTGCAGCGCTACTTCTCGCGCTACGGCGACGTGATCGACTGCGTGGTGATGAAGAACAGCGAGTCGGGCCGCTCCAGGGGCTTCGGCTTCGTCACCTTCGCGGAGCCGTCGCTGGTCAACGTGGTGCTGCAGAACGGGCCTCACCAGCTGGATGGAAG GACCATCGACCCGAAGCCGTGCAACCCTCGTACCCTGCAGAAGCCGAAGCGCGGCGGCGGCTACCCGAAGGTGTTCCTCGGCGGTCTGCCCTCCAACATCACGGAGACCGACCTGCGCGTGTTCTTCGGCCGCTACGGCAAGGTCATGGAGGTCGTCATCATGTACGACCAGGAGAAGAAGAAGTCCAGAG GCTTCGGATTCCTGTCGTTTGAGGAGGAGATGTCCGTTGAGAGGGTCACCCAGGAGCACTTCATCAACCTCAACGGAAAACAG GTGGAGATCAAGCGCGCGGAGCCGCGCGACGGGTCCGGCAAGCTGGGCTCGGGCGGCATGGGCGGCGGCATGAGCGCGCCCGGCGACGCGCCCAACGCCGGCCAGTGGGGCccgcccgccgccgcgccccTCAACATGATCCAGGGCCACAACGGCCAGATGGGCGGCCCGCCCATCAACATGCCCATGGCCGGGCCCAACATCATGCAGGG GTACCAAGGCTGGGGCACGTCGCCGGGGCAGACGTCGTACGCGGGGTAcggcgcggcgggcggcgcggccgGGCCGGGCTCCTACCAGGGCTGGGGCGCGCCGCCGCAGCAGGCGCCGCCGCACGCGCCCGCCTGGCCCGCCAACAACAACTACTCCCAGCACACGCAGCCGCCCCAGCAGGGCTACGGCAGCTACG GTTCGTACGTGCCGCTGTCGGAGGGCGGCGAGATGTACGGGCgctcgggcggcggcggcgcgccggcgctcACCGGCGCGCTCTCCTCCGCCGCCGCGCTCTCCAAGTCCTCCTCCGCCGACTACTCCTCCTACCAGCAGTACCCGCCCGCCTACCAGCAGGACCAG GTTCATTAA
- the LOC134798609 gene encoding heterogeneous nuclear ribonucleoprotein 27C isoform X2, translated as MRMNPDMDDDEKGKLFVGGLSWETSQENLQRYFSRYGDVIDCVVMKNSESGRSRGFGFVTFAEPSLVNVVLQNGPHQLDGRTIDPKPCNPRTLQKPKRGGGYPKVFLGGLPSNITETDLRVFFGRYGKVMEVVIMYDQEKKKSRGFGFLSFEEEMSVERVTQEHFINLNGKQVEIKRAEPRDGSGKLGSGGMGGGMSAPGDAPNAGQWGPPAAAPLNMIQGHNGQMGGPPINMPMAGPNIMQGYQGWGTSPGQTSYAGYGAAGGAAGPGSYQGWGAPPQQAPPHAPAWPANNNYSQHTQPPQQGYGSYGSYVPLSEGGEMYGRSGGGGAPALTGALSSAAALSKSSSADYSSYQQYPPAYQQDQLVDQGPQDWLIPKDN; from the exons ATGCGTATGAATCCAGACATGGACGATGATGAGAAGGG AAAACTGTTCGTGGGCGGGCTATCATGGGAGACGTCGCAGGAGAACCTGCAGCGCTACTTCTCGCGCTACGGCGACGTGATCGACTGCGTGGTGATGAAGAACAGCGAGTCGGGCCGCTCCAGGGGCTTCGGCTTCGTCACCTTCGCGGAGCCGTCGCTGGTCAACGTGGTGCTGCAGAACGGGCCTCACCAGCTGGATGGAAG GACCATCGACCCGAAGCCGTGCAACCCTCGTACCCTGCAGAAGCCGAAGCGCGGCGGCGGCTACCCGAAGGTGTTCCTCGGCGGTCTGCCCTCCAACATCACGGAGACCGACCTGCGCGTGTTCTTCGGCCGCTACGGCAAGGTCATGGAGGTCGTCATCATGTACGACCAGGAGAAGAAGAAGTCCAGAG GCTTCGGATTCCTGTCGTTTGAGGAGGAGATGTCCGTTGAGAGGGTCACCCAGGAGCACTTCATCAACCTCAACGGAAAACAG GTGGAGATCAAGCGCGCGGAGCCGCGCGACGGGTCCGGCAAGCTGGGCTCGGGCGGCATGGGCGGCGGCATGAGCGCGCCCGGCGACGCGCCCAACGCCGGCCAGTGGGGCccgcccgccgccgcgccccTCAACATGATCCAGGGCCACAACGGCCAGATGGGCGGCCCGCCCATCAACATGCCCATGGCCGGGCCCAACATCATGCAGGG GTACCAAGGCTGGGGCACGTCGCCGGGGCAGACGTCGTACGCGGGGTAcggcgcggcgggcggcgcggccgGGCCGGGCTCCTACCAGGGCTGGGGCGCGCCGCCGCAGCAGGCGCCGCCGCACGCGCCCGCCTGGCCCGCCAACAACAACTACTCCCAGCACACGCAGCCGCCCCAGCAGGGCTACGGCAGCTACG GTTCGTACGTGCCGCTGTCGGAGGGCGGCGAGATGTACGGGCgctcgggcggcggcggcgcgccggcgctcACCGGCGCGCTCTCCTCCGCCGCCGCGCTCTCCAAGTCCTCCTCCGCCGACTACTCCTCCTACCAGCAGTACCCGCCCGCCTACCAGCAGGACCAG TTGGTCGATCAGGGCCCCCAAGATTGGCTCATCCCGAAAGACAATTAA
- the LOC134798517 gene encoding arrestin domain-containing protein 5-like has product MPWQSCDIILNSGSTGCFYAGDIITGTVVVKFQQKQKIEHFDLDVTGISKASWTRPMPTIPYIKIYSQTSVVLSIKTDIFPELQGKTVGPGTYTHPFYFSLPPDLPSSFKSSIAKVFYFVKVQCKAAYQFKKKTFVTFNVLRNVDLNHLEEFLVPTFTEMHKIFWDSSKLSMQLQTHTGFAPNQIILFEVMICNESRVKMSKLIITLVREIEYNVSSGYLKEEKKVENVTYNKFKNEEKEVFNLSMKIPPTNPSSDYSMIKIEYKLSVTLDFPYHFSVHKDIPVKISTVPVMHVELFK; this is encoded by the exons ATGCCTTGGCAGTCTTGTGATATTATTTTGAACAGTGGTTCAACGGGTTGTTTTTATGCTGGTGACATTATAACGGGGACTGTTGTAGTGAAATTTCAgcagaaacagaaaatagaaC ATTTTGATCTCGATGTTACTGGAATTAGTAAGGCATCGTGGACTAGACCAATGCCAACAATCccgtatataaaaatatattcacaAACAAGCGTCGTCCTTAGTATTAAAACTGATATATTTCCTGAATTGCAAG GAAAAACTGTTGGTCCTGGGACATATACACAcccattttatttttcattgccGCCAGACCTACCATCATCATTCAAAAGTTCCATAGCGAAAGTATTTTATTTCGTCAAAGTGCAATGCAAAGCGGCTTACCAATTCAAAAAGAAAACTTTTGTAACATTTAATGTCTTGAGGAATGTAGATCTCAACCATTTAGAAGAATTTTTG GTGCCCACATTTACGGAAATGCATAAAATATTTTGGGACTCGAGTAAATTGTCAATGCAATTGCAGACTCATACTGGATTTGCACCAAATCAAATAATATTATTCGAAGTAATGATATGTAATGAGAGCAGAGTAAAAATGTCGAAGCTTATTATCACATTAGTGCGA GAAATCGAGTATAATGTATCTTCGGGTTATTTAAAGGAAGAAAAAAAGGTAGAGAACGTTACATAcaacaaatttaaaaacgaaGAAAAAGAAGTTTTCAACTTGAGCATGAAGATACCGCCAACAAATCCATCAAGCGATTATTCTATGATTAAAATAGAATATAAACTCTCG gtaACACTGGATTTTCCATATCATTTTTCCGTACATAAGGATAtacctgtgaaaatttctacaGTACCAGTTATGCATGTAGAACTATTTAAGTAG